AACACCAGCTACGGCACCTACAGCGTGCTGTGGCAGATCCGCCAGGCGCAGGCGCTGGGCCTGGCGCATGTCTATCTGGGCTACTGGATCGAGCAAAGCGCCAAGATGAACTACAAGGCGCGCTTCCTGCCGCACGAGCGGCGCCTGGCGGGTCAGTGGCAGCGCTTTGAGGAAATTTAGGTGATTTCGGGCCCAAACCCAAGCCAGGCAAGCGCTGACAGCTACTATTTTAATAGTCACGCAGGGCTATTCATCGCTGCAACGCCGCTGAGAGCGTGTTTACGATCCCCGCGCGGGTGCGCGAGCGCGGCCTCGGGCGGTCTGCGGCGTTGCAAATCCTCGCGATAGCACGAGCTATCGCTGCGGTTTGCGCCTGGCAGCCCATCCCGATCCGCACCGGCGCCCCTGCGCGCGGAGATCGTAAACACGCTCTGAGGGCGGACTCCTCAGGGCGCCAGGTCGAACACCAGCACCTCCGCGTCCTGCCCCTGCGCCAGCGCCACGGCGGCTTCGTCGCGCAGCAACAGCGCATCGCCCGCCTGCAGCGCCACGCCATTGGCCACGACGCTGCCGCGCGCCACCTGCACATAGGCCTTGCGCCGGGGGTTCAGCTCCAGCCGCTCCGACTCGTCACCGTCGAACAAGCCGGCATGGATGCGCGCATCGGCATGGAGGGCGACGGCGCCGCCCTGGCCCTGCGGCGCGGCGATGCAGTGCAGCCGGCCACGCTTGTCGGCATCGCTGACGCTGGCCTGCTCGTAGCCCGGCTCGATGCCATGCTGCGCGGGCAGGATCCAGATCTGCAGAAAATGCACGGCCTGGCTGGCCGAGTGGTTGAACTCGCTGTGCATGACGCCGGTGCCGGCGCTCATGCGCTGCACGTCACCGCTCGGGATGGTCTTGACGTGGCCCAAGCTGTCGCGGTGCGCCAGCTCACCCGAGAGCACGTAGCTGATGATCTCCATGTCCCGGTGGCCGTGCGTGCCGAAGCCCATCCCGGGGGCCACACGGTCTTCGTTGATGACGCGCAGGTTGCCCCAGCCCATGTGCTGCGGGTCGTGGTAGCTGGCAAAGGAAAAGCTGTGCCGGGATTGCAGCCAGCCGTGGTCGGCCTGGCCGCGTTCGTGCGAGCGGCGGATGGTGTGCATGGAGTCTCCAGATGGCAAAAAACAAGAGGCGGCAAGAGGCGGCGCCCATCGGCGCCTACGGGTATGTGCTGTGCCGGCACCAGGGGAGAGCGCTGGGCCGGCCCCATCAGCGCGTGTAGAGTAAAGCCACTTCCCTGCCGGCGCTGCCGGCACATCGCCACCCTCCGTGCCAGGCCCGACCATGACTGCATCCCGACACCCCACCCCTGCCGCCGGTGCGCGCCGCTTTGCCGTGGTCGGCGCCGGCATGGCCGGCGTGGCCTGCGCGCGCACGCTGGCGCAGGCCGGCCACACGGTCACCCTGATCGAAAAACAGCCGCACGCCGGCGGGCGCACCAGCTCGGTGGACACAGCCTATGGCAGCTTCGACGCTGGCGCGCAGTATTTCACTGTGCGCGACGAGCGTTTCGCCCTGGCGCTGCAGACCGTGCCCGAGCTGACGCGCCGCTGGAGCGTCAGCACCGTGCGCGTGCTCGACGCCAGTGGCCGGGTGGCCGCCGCCGCGCCACCGCCGGGCGAGGCGCACTGGGTGGCCACGCCGACCATGGATGCGCTGGTGCAGGCCTGGGCCGAGCCGCTGGCGCGCGCCGGGCGGCTGCTGACCCACACCAGCGTCACGCGCATCGAGCGCGACCCCATGCGCCCGCGCGCCTGGCAACTGCGCACCGAATCGCTCGACGGCAGCTCGCGCACCCTGGCCGGCTTCGACGCCGTGGTGCTGGCCCTGCCGGCGCCGCAGACACAAGAGCTGCTGGCGCAGTGCGCCCTGGCCCCCGAGTGGGCGCCGGCCCTGTCGGACGTGCAGATTGCGCCGTGCTGGACGCTGATGCTGGCCTTTGCCCAGGCCGTGCGCCCGGGCCTGGTGACGCTGGGGCCGCAGTGGAACGCCGCGCGCAGCACGCATCACCGCGTGGCCTGGGTGGCGCGCGAGTCCAGCAAGCCGGGCCGCACGCAGATCGAGCGCTGGACGGTGCAGGCCTCGCCGGCCTGGTCGCGCGAGCATCTGCACGACGACCATGCCCGCATCCGCGCCAAGCTCACGCGCGCCTTTGCCGAAGTCACTGGCATCCACGCCGCGCCCACGCAAGCCCAGGTGCGCTGCTGGCCTCATGCCCAGACGCAGACTGCGCTGGGCCAGCCCTTCGTCTGGGACGAGGCCGCCGGCCTGGGCGCCTGCGGCGACTGGTGCCTGGGGCACAGGCTGGAGGACGCCTTCGTCTCGGGCCTGTCGCTGGCGCTGGCGGCCCTCTGATGTTCTGAAGTCCTGCCGCGTCTCTTGCCATACGTTGGCCGTTTCGCCCCCTCGCCCACCGGCGCGCTGCACGCCGGCTCGCTGGTCGCCGCGCTGGCCAGCTGGCTGGACGCGCGCGCTGCCGGCGGACGCTGGCTGGTGCGCATCGAGGACATCGACCCGCCGCGCTGCCCCGGTGGCGCCGCCGAGCGCATCCTGCAGCAGTTGGCCGCCTGCCAGCTGCTGCCCGACGCACCGCCGCTGTGGCAGTCCAGCCGCAGTGCGCGCTACCAGCAGGTGCTCGACGCGTGCGTGGCGCGCGGCCTGGCCTATCCCTGCGCCTGCACGCGCCGCGACATCGATGCCGCCCTGGCAGCGCGCGGCCTGGTGCATGAGCGCCATGTCGAGCGCCCCTACCCCGGCACCTGCCGCGCCGGCCTGGGGGGGCGCGCGCCGCGTGCCTGGCGCTTCCACACCGAAAAATACCAGTCGAATCAGCCGCAAACCCTTGCCAGTCAAGCGCTGACAGCTATGATTTTTTTGAGCAGCCAAGGCGTGCGCTGGCACGACCGCCGCCTGGGCTGGCAGGCGCAGGACGTGGCCGCCCAGGTGGGCGATTTTGTGCTGCGCCGCGCTGACGGCCTGTGGAGCTACCAGCTGGCCGTGGTGGTCGATGATGCCGACCAGGGCATCACCCACATCGTGCGCGGCGAGGATCTGGCCGACAACACGCCGCGCCAGCTCCTGCTGCAAGCCGCCCTGGGCCTGGCCACGCCGCGCTACCTGCACGCGCCGCTGGTGCGCGCCAGCGATGGCGAAAAACTCTCCAAGCAGCACGGCGCCCCGGCCATCGACGAAACACGCCCGCTGGCCGTGCTGGCCGACGCAGCACGCGCGCTGGCCCTGCCCCCGCCTCCGGCTGGCGCCACAGTCGGCCAAGCGCTTGCTTTGTGGGTACGCGCCTGGGCGGATATCTACAATCGCACACCGTGACCGAAACCCCGACCTCTCCCGCCACCGCCCGCCCCGCACCGCACCGCCCTGACACTCCTGCGGATGTCGCCCACCCCAAGGGCATCAAAAGCTATGTGCGCCGCGCCGGCCGCACTACCACCGGCCAAAGCCGCGCCCTGGAAGAACTCGGGCCGCGCTACGTGCTGGACTACGCCCCGCAGCCGCTGGACGCGCACGCTGCCTTTGGCCGCCAGGCGCCGCTGATCCTGGAGATCGGCTTCGGCATGGGCGAGGCCACGGCGCATATCGCCGGCGTGCGCCCGGGCGATGACTTCCTGTGCTGCGAAGTCCATGAGCCCGGCGTGGGCGCGCTGCTCAAGCGCATCGGCGAGCAAGGCCTGACCAATATCCGCATCGTGCAGCACGATGCCGTCGAGGTGCTGGAGCACATGCTGGCGCCGCAGTCGCTGGCCGGCATCCACATCTTCTTTCCCGACCCGTGGCACAAGAAGCGCCACAATAAGCGCCGCCTGATCCAGCCGCCGCTGGTGGCCCGGCTGGCCAGCCGCCTGGCGCCCGGCGGCTACCTGCACTGCGCCACCGACTGGCAGCCCTACGCCGAGCAGATGCTGCAGGTGCTGTCGCACGAACCCCTGCTGGCCAACACGGCCACCGGCTATGCACCCAAGCCCGACTACCGCCCCCTGACCAAGTTCGAAAACCGCGGCCTGCGCCTGGGCCACGGCGTGTGGGATCTGGTGTTTCGGCGCACCGGGCAGGCCTGATGCCCGTCCTTTCCGTCCCGTTCAGCTGAGAATCTCCCGCCATGAAACCCCTGCTGCAGAACCTGGCCGAGATGACTGCCCACCGCGATCACCTGCGCCTGGAGGTATCGGTTCTCTCTACCATCCTGCAGCAAGGACGCAACATGCAGGTGCGCGCGCTGGAGCTGTTCAATGCCGGGCGCGATGGCGAGACCATGCTGCGCCCGCGCAGCTGGAGCCATGACGGGCAGATCGTCACCAGCACCTTCGAGGCCGTGTCCGACCCCCATGCCATTACCCTGGCGCAGTTGCCCGAGCTGGCCGAGTGCATCGCCGCCAGCGCACGCAGCGCCGAGCGCGTCAGTGCCGAGCAGCACGTGCTGTGGCTGCCGGTCTGGCTGGGCGAGCGCGCCCAGACTTGCCTGGAAGTGACCCAGCCGCGCCGCCTGAGCCGCCATCAGCGCGACGTCATCACCGCCGTGTTCCTGGTCTATCAGAACTACCAGAGCCTGCTGGACTACAGCGAGCGCGATGCGCTGACCGGCCTGCTCAACCGCAAGACCTTCGACGAGCAGTTTGCCCGCCGAGGCAACATCAGCGCACAGCCCCTGCCGGACGCACCCGAGCAGCCGCGCGACTGGCTGGCGGTGGTGGATATCGATCATTTCAAGCTGGTCAACGACCGCTTCGGCCACCTGTATGGCGACGAGGTGCTGATCCTGGTGGCCAACCGCCTGCGTAGCCAGTTCCGCAGTCAGGACAGGATCTTCCGCTTCGGCGGCGAGGAGTTCGTGGTGCTGCTGCGCTCAAGTACGCTGGAGCAGGCCTGCAGTGCCATGGAGCGCCTGCGTGCCGCCGTGGCCGCGCATGAGTTCCCACAAGTCGGCCACATCACCGTCAGCGTCGGATTTGCAGCCACCGACAGTGGCGCGCCCGTGGAAATCCTGGGCCGGGCCGACCAGGCGCTGTACTACGCCAAGGAGCACGGGCGCAATCGCGTCTGCCACTACGAGGAGTTGGTGGCCAGCGGCGCCCTGGCCCGCAAGGTCGAACACAGCGAGGTCGAGTTGTTCTGAGCGCCTGAGGCCCCCTGAGGGGCCACCATCGAGCCGCAGAGGCTCAGAGGCGCTCGCCCACCCAGCCGGCCACCGAGGCCAGCGCCTGCGGCAGCGCGGCCGCATCGGTGCCGCCGGCCATGGCCATGTCGGGCTTGCCGC
This portion of the Melaminivora jejuensis genome encodes:
- the gluQRS gene encoding tRNA glutamyl-Q(34) synthetase GluQRS; the protein is MPYVGRFAPSPTGALHAGSLVAALASWLDARAAGGRWLVRIEDIDPPRCPGGAAERILQQLAACQLLPDAPPLWQSSRSARYQQVLDACVARGLAYPCACTRRDIDAALAARGLVHERHVERPYPGTCRAGLGGRAPRAWRFHTEKYQSNQPQTLASQALTAMIFLSSQGVRWHDRRLGWQAQDVAAQVGDFVLRRADGLWSYQLAVVVDDADQGITHIVRGEDLADNTPRQLLLQAALGLATPRYLHAPLVRASDGEKLSKQHGAPAIDETRPLAVLADAARALALPPPPAGATVGQALALWVRAWADIYNRTP
- a CDS encoding pirin family protein; translation: MHTIRRSHERGQADHGWLQSRHSFSFASYHDPQHMGWGNLRVINEDRVAPGMGFGTHGHRDMEIISYVLSGELAHRDSLGHVKTIPSGDVQRMSAGTGVMHSEFNHSASQAVHFLQIWILPAQHGIEPGYEQASVSDADKRGRLHCIAAPQGQGGAVALHADARIHAGLFDGDESERLELNPRRKAYVQVARGSVVANGVALQAGDALLLRDEAAVALAQGQDAEVLVFDLAP
- a CDS encoding NAD(P)/FAD-dependent oxidoreductase — translated: MTASRHPTPAAGARRFAVVGAGMAGVACARTLAQAGHTVTLIEKQPHAGGRTSSVDTAYGSFDAGAQYFTVRDERFALALQTVPELTRRWSVSTVRVLDASGRVAAAAPPPGEAHWVATPTMDALVQAWAEPLARAGRLLTHTSVTRIERDPMRPRAWQLRTESLDGSSRTLAGFDAVVLALPAPQTQELLAQCALAPEWAPALSDVQIAPCWTLMLAFAQAVRPGLVTLGPQWNAARSTHHRVAWVARESSKPGRTQIERWTVQASPAWSREHLHDDHARIRAKLTRAFAEVTGIHAAPTQAQVRCWPHAQTQTALGQPFVWDEAAGLGACGDWCLGHRLEDAFVSGLSLALAAL
- a CDS encoding GGDEF domain-containing protein — translated: MKPLLQNLAEMTAHRDHLRLEVSVLSTILQQGRNMQVRALELFNAGRDGETMLRPRSWSHDGQIVTSTFEAVSDPHAITLAQLPELAECIAASARSAERVSAEQHVLWLPVWLGERAQTCLEVTQPRRLSRHQRDVITAVFLVYQNYQSLLDYSERDALTGLLNRKTFDEQFARRGNISAQPLPDAPEQPRDWLAVVDIDHFKLVNDRFGHLYGDEVLILVANRLRSQFRSQDRIFRFGGEEFVVLLRSSTLEQACSAMERLRAAVAAHEFPQVGHITVSVGFAATDSGAPVEILGRADQALYYAKEHGRNRVCHYEELVASGALARKVEHSEVELF
- the trmB gene encoding tRNA (guanosine(46)-N7)-methyltransferase TrmB; this encodes MTETPTSPATARPAPHRPDTPADVAHPKGIKSYVRRAGRTTTGQSRALEELGPRYVLDYAPQPLDAHAAFGRQAPLILEIGFGMGEATAHIAGVRPGDDFLCCEVHEPGVGALLKRIGEQGLTNIRIVQHDAVEVLEHMLAPQSLAGIHIFFPDPWHKKRHNKRRLIQPPLVARLASRLAPGGYLHCATDWQPYAEQMLQVLSHEPLLANTATGYAPKPDYRPLTKFENRGLRLGHGVWDLVFRRTGQA